One Nycticebus coucang isolate mNycCou1 unplaced genomic scaffold, mNycCou1.pri scaffold_49, whole genome shotgun sequence genomic window, gcctgtggctcagtgagtagggcgccggccccatatgccgagggtggcgggttcggacccagccccagccaaactgcaacagaaaaatagccgggcgttgtggcgggcgcctgtagtcccagctactcgggaggctgaggcaagagaattgcataagcccaagagttagaagttgctgtgagccgtgtgacgccacggcactctacccaagggcggtacagtgagactctgtctctacaaaaaaaaaaaataaataaaaaaataaaaaaataaaaaaataaaaaaaaaaagaagtcttcatcaagaagaggctgaggcaagagaatcgcttaagcccaggagttggaggttgctgtgagctgtgtgaggccacggcactctaccgagggccataaagtgagactctgtctctacaaaaaaaataaataaataaataataaaaaaaaaaaaacaagaggagagcaagtcagcaacctaatagGCTATCTTAAGCAAcaggaaatgaaagataaatcCAACTGCAAacccagcagatgaaaagaaataaccaaacttagagcagaattaaatagaattgaaaacaaaagaatcactcagtaGGTCATCATAAcagaaagttgggtttttgaaaagattaataaaattaattaacctttggctagactaagcaaaagaagaaaaataaaatctctaagaacatcaatcagaaacagtaaAGGGGGGGAACACAGATaccacaaaaattcaaaaaattcttaatgactaTCACAAAATAACTCTATTCTCAGATACATGATaatataaaggaaattgaccaatacctgtaaGCATATCACCTTCCTAGatggaaccagaaagaattagaaattttgaatagacctttaTCAAGCACTAAactatcaactatacaaaatctccccaaaataaaaattcaaacggttgcacatcagaattctatcaaaccttcaaagaggaactagtacctatattacataacctattccaaaacatagaaaaggaagaaatcctccccaacacattttacaaagcaaatatcaccttgatcctcaaaacATGTAATGCcccaacaaaggaagaaaaatatacatgaatatCATTAATggatatcgatgcaaaaatattcaataagatcccagcaaacagaattcagtgacacatcaaaaaagttttataccatgatcaagttggttttatcccagggttatgagtttggttcaacatacataaatctagaaatataatatagcacataaaaaaataaaaaaaaatatcaccACATGATTCTatctattgatgcagaaaaggcttctgATAATCGAGATCATTTCATGTTTGGAACACTTAGGAAAACAGggttagatgggacatttcttaaactgatagaggccatctacagaaaacccacagtcaatatcacattgaatgaaataaaattgaaaacatttccactcagatctggaactagacaaagatagtgtctccactgctattcaacatccATTTCAATCAGGTAAgtgaaggagatcaagggtattcaaatggggacagaagaggtcaaactcttgcttttcacatatgacatgatcttatatccgGAAAACCCAGGGACCCAACTACAAAGcttttagaactgatcaaggaatatagcagtgtctcaggacacaaaatccaTACctagaaatcagtagcttttatatattccaatgatagtcaaactgaaaatataatcaaagattctgttccttttatagtagtgccaaagatgatgaaatatctgagaatttatcttacaaaggatgcaaaagagCTTTATAATTATACCATGgaaaatattcagccataaaaaaatggagacttgatgGAACAaagttttcttagtaaagcatcaaaagaatggagaagcaagaatccaatgtactctattccaATATGAAGGCAGCCCCTAATACAGGGGCGGGGGCTAAgagaatgagcaagtgggaaGAGGAGTGGAGGGAAAGGGCTGGGGTGGCAGGGTATGTTACACCTCTTGTGCGTGgggcacaactataagagggacttcatctaacaaatgcaatcagtgtaaccttattctttgtacccgcaatgaatcacaaacaaacaataaataaacaaataagtgaataaatgaattaaaatggagactttacatcttttatttttacctggatgcagttggaacatattcttctcagtaaaatatctcaagaatggaaacaaacaaacaaaaaaaagtgttcaatgtactcaatactattatgaaaccaatatataaacacttctactctcatatgaatgacaaaacacaaatacagtctaacaAGGGGaatgggagatgggaggggaagagggaaggtgataagtgggaagagggaggttATTTGCTtggatctcacctaaagtgcataATGCAAATGTATACTTCAATATAACTGAAGAGTAAATtatgtcttaccataaaaaatacatgaagtggtggttatgttaatcagtttgatttaagcattccaattgtatatcaaatcaccatATTATGCTCCATAAATgaatatagttatgatttaacaaaaaaattaaaagaacacgCACAACTTATCACcatttcacttctctttcttctccttgtatgCATGCAATTGGTGACTTTCCTTGGCTCTTACAATATATCAATGCATTTTAAGCAAATTTTGTGTCAAATAGCTTTTTCAGAAATACACAATTGTTACCTTCGACTTGttcatttactgtattttttcctttttgattagaAGCCTCAGATGAATACCCAAGATCCTTCTTTTTAAGATTCTGTGAGATGCTCTGTGAAAATTAATAACAACActgagttttaaataaattaaaatactaagGTCCTTGAAGATTTCCTAATCACTACCTTAAATTAAAGTATTAAGGTTCATGAAAATTTCCCAATCAGAATTTTTTATGCAAAAGCAGTTATAATAAAAGCAGTATCTGTTTAAAAGCAGAACACTGCAATTGAAGACTTCATATTTGGTCTCCAGATGAAGCCTGTATTACATCTGTTTTTCATGACTGATTCTGTGAACTAAACggggagctaaaaaaaaaaaaagactcacctAATATTCAATGGttaattgagaaaatataaatttatatgccTATGACAACAagcaattttcttcaaaatacataACTCTAATCTTCACTCCCCACCAAAAATAAGTGAACATTATAAGAACATACAATATACTGACTATAATACTTACAACATTAAATAAATTGATATTCCTTATTCTAGAAATATGTTGGTGATAAATTAGTATTGGCCAAATGGGAACCTTTGGAGTATGTCATTATGAACATAAACTGAACATTATCAAAGCTTCTTTATTTAgggaaataatactttaaaacaaatttatatttttcaaactttagatTGAGATGAGGGCATAaacttttagattacattgttttcatttctaaaataattttcaatttttagttgagcccttcacccaggataCATGCTGAACACTttgacattgtgcacattagatcggatcccaccaatcaccctcccttcatcttctctcctctctgcctcctctctcctccatctcATGAGactagcatttttgttagatgtgggcttgtagttgtttatatattggtttcatattagtattgagtatattggatacttgcttatccattctattttttattatttattaaatcatagctgtgtacattgatatgatcatggggcatcattcactagcttcacagaccatttgacacactttcatcacactggttaacatagccttcctggcattctctcagtcactgtgccaagacacttacattccacatgtaccaagtttcacatatacccttgtaagatgcaccactgatgtaatcccaccaatcccctacCCTCcaccacttcccccctccctcccctcccattcccccttctccctattattaggttgtaactgggttatagcttttatgtgaaaaccctaaattagtttcatggtagggctgagtacattgggtactttttcttccattcttgagatactttactaagaagagtatgttccagctgcatccatgtaaatatgaaagagataaagtcttcatctttctttaaggctgcataatgttccatggtgtacatataccacaatttattaatccattcgtggatcgataggcacttgggctttttccatgacttagcaattatgaattgggctacaataaacattctggtacaaatatctttgttatgatgtgatttttggtcttctaggtatatgcccagtagagggattacgggattgaatggcagatctatttttagatctctagtgttctccatatctctttccaaaaggaatgtattaatttgcattcccaacagccatgcaaaagtgttcccttttctccacatccgcaccaacatctctggtcttgggattttgtgatataggctagtctcactggagttagatgataactcaaagcagttttgatttgtatttctgtgattattaaagatgatgagcattttttcatatgtctgaaggccgcacacctatcttcttcagagaagttgctcttgaaatcccttgcccagcctgcgatgggatcccttgttctagttttgctaatgcatttgaattctctgtggattctggttattaaactttgtaggagacataacatgcaaatatcttctcccattctgagggctgttttcttgctttaatgtgttcttggctgtgcagctttttagttggatcaagttccagtagtgtatttttgatgctgcttcaattgaccgggggggtcctcctcataaaatactcgcccagaccgatttcctcaagggttttccttgcactctcctctagtatttttatagtttcatgtcttaagtttaaatctttaatctagtgagagtctatcttagttaatggtgaaaggtgtgggtccagtttcagccttctgcaggttaccagccagttaacccagcaccatatgttaaatagggaatcttttccccactgaatgtttttaattggcttgtcaaagattaaataatgttaagaagctggattcatctcttggttctctattctgttccagacatctacttctctgtttttctgccaataccatgctgtttgatcactatcgatttgtagtatagtctgaggtctggtagtgtaattcctcctgctttatttttatttctgagtaatgtctaggctattcgaggttttttctgattccatataaacgaagtattgttttttcaagatctttaaagtatgacagtggagctttaatagggattgcattgaaattatatattcctttgggtagtatggacattttaacaatgttgattcttcccagccatgagcatggtatgtttttccatttgttaatattttcagctatttcttttcttagagtttcatagttctctttatagagatctttcatgtcctttgttagataaattcccaaatatttcatcttctttggcactcctgTGAACAGGATAgagaccttaactgttttttcaacttgactattgttggtatatataaaggctaccgatttatgaatgttgactttgtaacctgagacgttgctgtattccttgatcacttctaagagtttagtagtagagtcactagtgttttccagatatactatggatacccttgattgccttttcttccctaattgcggtggctaaaacttccattacaatgttaaaaagcaatggagacaatgggcagccttgtctggttcctgatatgagtggaaatgattccaatttaactccattcaatatgatattggctgtgggtttgctgtagatggcctctatcagtttaagaaatgtcccttctataccgattttcttaagtgttctgatcatgaagggatgctggatattatcaaaaactttttctgcatcgattgagagaatcatatggtctttgttttttaatttatgtgctgggttacatttatagatttacatatattgaaccagccttgagactctgggataaaaccgacttggtcatgatgtataatttgtttgatgtgttgctggattctgtttgttaggatcttgttgaatatttttgcatctatattcattagtgacattggtctataattttcttttcttgttgggtcttttcctggtttggggatcagggtgatgtttgcttcatagaacgtgttgggtagtcttccttctttttctaccttttagaacagcttgagtaatataggtactaattcctctttaaaggtttggcagaattctgacatgaaaccatctggtcccgggcttttctttttagggaggttttgtatggttgatgctatttccaaagttgatatgggcctgttcaacatttccacttgattctggctaagtcttggaaggtgacgtgcttccaggtattggtaaatttccttcagattttcatatttctgacaataaagtttcttgtaatattcattaaggatttttttgatttcttttttttttttttttttcaactctgATCAGTTCATTATTATTTAAAGACTGACTTCCTTGAGTTTTAGGAAAGGTTCTGCATTCCTAACTAAAAGTTTACATACATTTCTGTTTGAGTTTCAGAGAAGCTCTGAACCTCATTCAGCTTTCTTCTTAGCTtagaattttcatcttttaactgtagaaaaagaaaatccttattAGAAACTCAGTATGTCTCACACAAAAGGGGCACATATTCTGCAATTTGACTGTAGAACTTCTTGATACACAGAAATATCCAGGTCAGTAGAGAGTCAACCTGCAGTGGATGAAGAAAGATGCCCACTTTTTAAAGACTGGTGGTCACAGACTCCAATTTTACTCATAACTTGTAACTTTCTTTTAGGTgactataatttctttaaaaatttccagcACAGTACTTTTTTATCGGTTATATTCACATACATaaccaaagagaaaggaacatcATAAAGCAGGCTGCTACACCAAAAACTGTCTTGTCTTTGGCACCAAATTCTGGCAAGCAGGACGGCTCCAGGCTCCCTCTAGGATAGCCCTGCTCAGACTGGTGCTTTGTGCCAGGCACCAACTCGAGCCCCTCACTTACTGCCTCATAACTTATCTGCAGCGTCCGTAGGTGCCGGTCTCCCAGAGACTCTCCATGAGCTGCAAAGTCTGTGCCAGGACTCCCCGTTGGGGATCCCGGAGACACACGAGAGTCCGTGTCACTCAGTGTCCATGAGGGCAGAGACTTGGGCCCCGTCAGCTCCGACGGAGTGGAAAAAAATGACAGGTACGTGCCACAGGGTGATGTGCTGGCAGTAACCCTTGCAGAGTGCGTCTGCTCCATGGCAGATGGCAGATAGGACCCAGTCCACCCGtcatcctcatcttcctcctcatctAGGAGGTCGCCAGCTCCTGTTGGGTCTTCGAAAAATGGCTGCTGATATTCCAGGCCATACCCCACGGGCTGGTTGGTTGGAGAGTTGTGGTCGAGTCTCACTGAGTGCCTCGCCGCTTCCTAAAGAAAACATTGGAGCAAAGCTGCCAACTCAGCTGGCTGgtggttcctgcctgtaatcctaggcaattcaggaagctgagatgggaggatcatttgaggagtttgagaccgacCTTTGAATAAATTCTGTTGGTTACATCTTCTTTGGACAAGCTGAGGTTCTTGGTTTTCAGAAATTCTTTGAAGGAAAATGGATTTGCCTCTTCAAGATCTTCAAGTTTGTCATCGTCGGGAATGACGAGGCTCCGGGCTCGGGATAGCGGGGTGGCGCCCGGGCAGCGCGGGTAGCCCGACATCGCCGCGGGACCGGCGGGCTGGACCTGCTTAGCCCGGTAGCGGCAGCTCCATGGCCCCGGCTCCGCTCGGGCCGCGGCCCCCGTCGCCCGCCCCGGTCGCCCGCCGCTCGGCCGCCGCCGCTGCTCCGAGCCTCCCGCCGAGGCTTACGGTCCGCTACCGGAAGCGCGCTCCGGAACGCTGCGAGCCGACGCCGGAgcaggatttttttgatttctgaggagtctgttgttatttcatctttgttgtttctgattgatgagattagagagtttactctttttttttcctgattaagttggccaaaagtttatctattttattgaccttttcaaaaaaccagctttttgattcattgatctgttgtattattattttgttttcaatttcatttaattctactctaattttggttatttctttttatctactgggttttgggttggaatgttcttccttttcctgttgcttgagatgtcccagtaagttgttaacttcctctctttccgttttcttgaggaaggcttgcagtgctataaatatccctcttagaactgcctttgaggtgtcccagaggttctgatagtttgtgtcttcactgttgttttgttccaaaaaattagcgatttctttcttaatctcatctctgacccagctatcattcagcataaggttatttaacttccatgtttttgtatgagtatgcagattcctgttgttactcagctcaagtcttattccatggtggtacgagaagatgcatggaataatttcaattcctttaaatttactgaggttagacttgtgatagATTTCTGAGtaagttccatgagctgatgagaagtatgtgtattcagttttgttgggatgaaatcttctgtagatgtctgctaaatccatatgttggatggttaggtttaaatctaagatttctttgctcagcttcttgttggaggatcgatccaacactgccaaaggagtgttgaaatctccgactattatggagctggaggaaatcaagttgctcatatctcttagagtttctcttataaactgaggtgcattctggttgggtgcatagatattaataattgagatctcataatattaagtattacccttaacaattatcaagtgaccattcttgtccttccttaatgttgttggtttaaagcctattgtatctacaaatagaattgcaacacctgcttttttatgattaccatttgcctgaaatatggatgaccatcctttcaccctgagtctgtatttgtcttttaagttaagatgtgactcttgtatgcaacaaatatctggcctgagtttttgcatccagtcagctaaactatgcctctttagaggacagtttaagccgtaaatattaatggagaatattgataagtctggtgaagttttgggtaccgagtttttcaaaagtccagtggccatttttaatcctttcgccagtgtcaAAATTGGAGTTTCATCCGaagtttatgagtgagtttacttttgtggtataggattgggttggtcattatggaggataggtctgagaatatcctgaagagctgttttggttatggcaaatttcttcaacatatgaatgacattaaaatatttaatttctccattataaatgaaactcagtttagctggatacaagatccggggttgaaagttattttgctttaggagattaaaactcagtgaccattttcttctggcttaaaaaatttcggcagagagatctgcagtcattataatattcttccctttgaagataacggttttctttctcctggaagctttgagaattttctccttcatattaactttagtgatgttaattatgatatgccttggggatgtcttattggggttgagtcgtgctggggttctgaagctgtccgctatctgaatttcagaatctctaggcatgtctggaaaattctctgtcataatatcatgcagaagggcctctgtgcccagcgaggccacttcatctttttctggaactccaatgattcggatattcgccttcttcgaattatcccagagctctcggagagaatgatccgtttttgctctccatttctcttcctctttgagagtttgggagtgttcaaaggctttatcttcaatgtcagaaatcctttcttctgcttcctccattctgttgctgagggattctactgtatttttcatatctttgagggctgcaaattcttgcttcagtatgtctaagtctttggtggttttgtctttaaattcattaaattcttgagacaacttttgaatttctcctcaaattcctaattccactttattaatcttgtctgcaattcaaattctgaattcgatttctgacatctcagccagttgtttatgaatgggatcttcaattacgtctgccatatctttccttggaggtgttgatctattctgattattcatgttaccagagtttttcgctgattctgccccatggttgttttactccctttggtttttcccccctggggctttgttgagggcctgtacagtgttgtggcctgagaaactggggccctgtctggtgtggtgaggctaagtggttctgtcttgttttcagttggtttctgttccaccctagtgaaacagatactctggattgaagtctcagctgtggagaaatatcagcaattaagtcaccccaccccacatcggcaaacaattggaaaagaaaaatcaaaacttcctaccaccgtgcacccacggcaccacctgatttgtcctcaggcgattggttcagttcaaaatgtccaaatcaattgtctcagtctgcacctgtctcgggtgagagagtttaagaggtctctgggaactggatcacagggatctggggactactctggtgtggcttgctccagtgctgcgtggagtcaggaggagccacccagccaacagATCAGTCTGgtaaggttgctgcctccttccccaccttgcaccactgtcgcacccagtcactgatagccctgaagttggctgatcaagttgcctgtagtgaaccggtactccaggagtttgcacctgcctgaatcac contains:
- the LOC128579382 gene encoding endosome-associated-trafficking regulator 1-like isoform X2, which gives rise to MSGYPRCPGATPLSRARSLVIPDDDKLEDLEEANPFSFKEFLKTKNLSLSKEDVTNRIYSKEAARHSVRLDHNSPTNQPVGYGLEYQQPFFEDPTGAGDLLDEEEDEDDGWTGSYLPSAMEQTHSARVTASTSPCGTYLSFFSTPSELTGPKSLPSWTLSDTDSRVSPGSPTGSPGTDFAAHGESLGDRHLRTLQISYEALKDENSKLRRKLNEVQSFSETQTEMYVNF
- the LOC128579382 gene encoding endosome-associated-trafficking regulator 1-like isoform X1 produces the protein MSGYPRCPGATPLSRARSLVIPDDDKLEDLEEANPFSFKEFLKTKNLSLSKEDVTNRIYSKEAARHSVRLDHNSPTNQPVGYGLEYQQPFFEDPTGAGDLLDEEEDEDDGWTGSYLPSAMEQTHSARVTASTSPCGTYLSFFSTPSELTGPKSLPSWTLSDTDSRVSPGSPTGSPGTDFAAHGESLGDRHLRTLQISYEAVSEGLELVPGTKHQSEQGYPRGSLEPSCLPEFGAKDKTVFGVAACFMMFLSLWLCM